The following are encoded in a window of Thermoanaerobacter ethanolicus JW 200 genomic DNA:
- a CDS encoding Hsp20/alpha crystallin family protein translates to MSLMRRGRDWWDWPFDFNIRNLPSIFDVNFPSISGLFSRPRVDITESETEIVATAELPGVDKKDIEINVYDNILEIKGQTTVDEEREDKNYYMRERYYGSFARRIELPAEVDPERTTAKFENGILKITMPKLHPSKPKGRRINIE, encoded by the coding sequence ATGAGCCTTATGAGGCGAGGACGCGACTGGTGGGATTGGCCCTTTGATTTCAATATTAGAAATTTGCCAAGCATTTTTGATGTGAATTTCCCATCTATTTCAGGTCTATTTTCTCGGCCAAGAGTGGACATCACCGAATCTGAAACAGAAATAGTGGCAACAGCTGAACTACCCGGCGTTGACAAAAAAGACATTGAAATAAATGTTTATGACAATATATTGGAAATAAAAGGGCAAACCACAGTAGACGAAGAAAGAGAAGATAAAAATTATTACATGAGAGAAAGATATTACGGAAGTTTTGCCAGAAGAATAGAACTACCAGCAGAAGTAGACCCTGAAAGAACTACTGCTAAATTTGAAAACGGCATTCTAAAAATCACAATGCCAAAATTACATCCAAGTAAGCCAAAGGGAAGGCGAATTAATATTGAATAA
- a CDS encoding DeoR/GlpR family DNA-binding transcription regulator: protein MNMSISDRMFGEERRLKIAEIISKDKSISVSELSKLFNVSESTIRRDLHVLEEKGFIQRTHGGAILNAGTHYEPAFFEKEDVELEAKRKIGKIAASMIEEGDSIILDAGTTTLEIARNLKNMKLTVVTNSPLIAIELSKHEDIELIVTGGIQRWRTKALVGPIAEMVIRQFKVDKAFIGTNAISFEDGLMTPDLIEANTKKAMCDVASEVYIVADHTKFGKKSFVKFADIKDITAIITDDEIDYEIVRKYEQANIDIVSFGKDENNDNDGNGESSN, encoded by the coding sequence ATGAATATGAGTATATCTGATAGAATGTTTGGTGAGGAGAGACGCTTAAAGATTGCGGAAATTATAAGTAAGGATAAAAGTATCAGTGTTTCTGAGCTTAGCAAACTCTTTAATGTTTCTGAATCTACAATAAGAAGAGATTTGCATGTACTGGAGGAAAAGGGTTTCATACAGAGGACTCACGGTGGTGCGATATTGAATGCTGGCACTCATTATGAGCCTGCATTTTTTGAAAAAGAAGATGTAGAACTTGAGGCAAAAAGGAAGATAGGTAAAATTGCTGCTTCAATGATAGAAGAAGGAGATTCTATAATTTTAGATGCTGGTACGACTACTCTTGAGATAGCGCGAAATCTAAAAAATATGAAACTTACTGTTGTCACAAATTCACCTCTTATTGCTATAGAACTTTCAAAACACGAGGATATTGAGCTTATTGTGACAGGGGGTATACAGAGGTGGAGGACTAAGGCTTTAGTTGGTCCTATTGCTGAAATGGTGATAAGACAGTTTAAAGTGGATAAGGCTTTTATAGGCACAAATGCTATATCTTTTGAGGATGGGCTTATGACTCCAGACTTAATTGAGGCCAATACAAAAAAGGCCATGTGTGATGTGGCAAGTGAAGTTTATATAGTAGCAGACCACACTAAATTTGGGAAAAAATCTTTTGTTAAATTTGCAGATATAAAGGACATTACGGCAATAATAACAGATGATGAAATTGATTATGAGATAGTGAGAAAATATGAACAGGCAAATATAGATATAGTAAGCTTTGGAAAGGATGAAAATAATGATAACGACGGTAACGGCGAATCCAGCAATTGA
- a CDS encoding PTS fructose transporter subunit IIC — MKKVVAVTACPTGIAHTYMAAENLQMAAKEMGVDIKVETQGSIGAENQLTEEDIKAADAVIIAAATKVDRSRFAGKPVLEVPVEEAIKDAKGLIEKALKMEKPKDYVEKVEEIHKERSAQRTGAYKHLMTGVSYMIPFVVAGGILIALSFFWGYKAFEVEGTLPWALMKIGGGSAFALMVPILSGYIAFSIADRPGLVPGMVGGMLAVSTGAGFLGGIISGFLAGYTVAYLKKSIKLPKTLEGLMPILILPVLSTLIVGLLMIYVIGSPMKAIMTSLTAWLKGMSSTNAVIFGAILGLMMAFDMGGPVNKTAYTFATGLLASNVFAPMAAVMAAGMTPPLGLALATVLFKNRFTKEEIEAGKAAWVLGASFITEGAIPFAAADPFRVIPSIMVGSAVTGALSMLFHLELRAPHGGIFVIPIAVSNPLLYIGVIAVGTVVTALMIAVLKKKVE; from the coding sequence ATGAAAAAGGTAGTTGCTGTTACAGCCTGCCCTACAGGTATTGCTCATACATATATGGCGGCGGAAAATCTTCAGATGGCAGCCAAAGAAATGGGAGTAGACATAAAGGTAGAGACTCAAGGGTCAATAGGTGCAGAAAACCAGCTTACTGAAGAAGATATAAAAGCTGCTGATGCTGTCATAATAGCAGCTGCGACAAAAGTTGATAGATCAAGATTTGCCGGTAAACCTGTACTTGAGGTACCAGTTGAAGAGGCTATAAAGGATGCAAAAGGGCTTATTGAAAAGGCTCTTAAGATGGAAAAACCAAAAGATTATGTAGAAAAAGTAGAAGAAATTCATAAAGAAAGGTCAGCGCAAAGGACAGGTGCCTACAAACACCTTATGACAGGTGTTTCCTACATGATACCTTTTGTAGTTGCAGGTGGTATTTTAATTGCACTTTCCTTTTTCTGGGGATATAAAGCCTTTGAGGTAGAAGGAACTCTTCCTTGGGCTTTGATGAAAATTGGCGGTGGTTCAGCTTTTGCATTGATGGTGCCGATTTTGTCAGGCTATATAGCATTTTCTATAGCAGATAGGCCTGGTCTTGTTCCCGGTATGGTAGGCGGTATGCTGGCAGTATCCACTGGAGCAGGATTTTTAGGCGGTATCATTTCAGGATTTTTGGCAGGATATACAGTAGCTTATCTAAAAAAATCAATAAAGCTTCCTAAAACATTAGAAGGTTTAATGCCAATACTCATATTGCCAGTATTATCAACTTTGATAGTTGGACTTTTAATGATATATGTAATTGGTTCTCCAATGAAAGCCATAATGACATCTTTGACTGCCTGGCTCAAAGGTATGAGTTCTACAAATGCAGTGATTTTTGGAGCGATATTAGGACTTATGATGGCTTTTGATATGGGTGGTCCTGTAAACAAGACAGCTTATACTTTTGCAACAGGTCTTTTAGCATCAAATGTTTTTGCTCCAATGGCAGCGGTCATGGCAGCTGGTATGACACCTCCTCTTGGCCTTGCACTTGCAACTGTTCTTTTCAAGAATAGATTTACAAAGGAAGAGATAGAAGCAGGTAAGGCTGCATGGGTTTTAGGTGCCTCCTTTATAACAGAAGGTGCTATACCATTTGCAGCAGCAGATCCCTTCAGGGTAATACCTTCTATAATGGTGGGCTCTGCTGTGACAGGTGCTCTTTCAATGCTTTTCCACTTAGAACTTCGAGCTCCTCATGGAGGAATATTTGTAATACCGATAGCTGTGTCAAATCCTCTTCTTTATATTGGAGTAATAGCAGTTGGTACAGTAGTTACTGCTCTTATGATAGCAGTGCTTAAAAAGAAAGTTGAATAA
- the pfkB gene encoding 1-phosphofructokinase: MITTVTANPAIDRTIIVEDLKLGYVNRVIRSRVDAGGKGINVAKNLKNFGDDVIALGFIGPNAKYIIDSLEDEGIKTDFVKIKNETRTNIKISDISRMEVTDLNEYGPHVSEEEIELLKKSICKYAKESKVLVLSGSLPQGVPKTFYKDIIREVKSGDLKIILDADKEALLYGIEEKPYMIKPNVQELEDAVGKKLESLEEVIEEGKKLKDSGIEIVAISMGGRGSVVITKEGIYRVMPVKVEVKGTVGAGDAFVAGFAHGIYKGLPIEETIKIAAALSTSVVMKEGTRAGTLEEVNILKDKIEIERIER; encoded by the coding sequence ATGATAACGACGGTAACGGCGAATCCAGCAATTGACAGGACAATAATTGTTGAGGATTTGAAACTTGGTTATGTAAATAGGGTAATTCGATCAAGAGTAGACGCTGGGGGAAAAGGTATAAATGTCGCTAAAAACCTTAAAAATTTTGGAGACGATGTTATTGCTCTCGGATTTATAGGACCTAATGCTAAATATATAATCGATTCTTTGGAAGATGAAGGCATAAAAACTGACTTTGTGAAAATAAAAAATGAGACGAGGACAAATATAAAGATTTCTGATATTTCAAGGATGGAAGTTACTGATTTGAATGAATATGGCCCTCATGTAAGCGAAGAAGAAATAGAGCTACTTAAAAAAAGTATATGTAAATATGCTAAAGAGTCAAAAGTGCTTGTGCTTTCAGGAAGTTTACCACAAGGAGTGCCAAAGACTTTTTACAAAGACATAATTAGAGAAGTAAAAAGCGGTGATTTAAAAATAATTCTTGATGCTGACAAAGAAGCGCTTTTATACGGCATAGAAGAAAAGCCTTACATGATAAAACCTAATGTGCAGGAGTTAGAAGATGCAGTAGGCAAAAAGCTTGAAAGTTTAGAAGAGGTTATTGAAGAAGGGAAAAAGCTGAAGGATTCAGGCATAGAAATAGTTGCGATTTCTATGGGAGGCCGCGGCAGTGTTGTGATAACAAAGGAAGGGATATATAGGGTAATGCCAGTAAAAGTTGAAGTAAAAGGGACAGTTGGGGCAGGAGATGCCTTTGTTGCAGGCTTTGCCCATGGAATATACAAAGGACTTCCGATTGAGGAGACAATAAAAATAGCAGCAGCTTTATCTACCTCCGTTGTCATGAAAGAAGGCACAAGAGCAGGCACTCTTGAGGAGGTAAATATATTAAAGGATAAGATTGAAATAGAGAGGATAGAAAGGTGA
- a CDS encoding PIN domain-containing protein, which produces MKIVDANIILRYLLNDTEELAEKAAEILENYEVFVPTEVIAEIVYVLEKVYKVKNDEISDTLRELIEYENLKVDDFEVIEEALKLYSKRKLDFVDTLLYAYHKVKNYEVYTFDKQLQKLLNE; this is translated from the coding sequence ATGAAAATAGTTGATGCAAATATAATTTTAAGGTATCTTTTAAATGATACAGAAGAATTAGCGGAAAAAGCTGCGGAGATATTGGAAAACTATGAAGTGTTTGTTCCAACTGAAGTAATAGCTGAAATTGTATATGTGCTTGAAAAAGTATATAAAGTAAAGAATGATGAGATAAGCGACACTTTGAGAGAACTTATTGAGTATGAAAATTTAAAAGTTGATGATTTTGAAGTAATAGAAGAAGCATTAAAGCTTTATAGCAAAAGGAAATTAGATTTTGTGGACACGCTACTTTATGCTTATCATAAAGTAAAAAATTATGAAGTTTATACTTTCGATAAACAGCTACAAAAATTACTAAACGAATAA
- a CDS encoding PTS sugar transporter subunit IIA, translated as MEIKDVLNEKMMVFDLKAKDKNGVLEELVSVLKENEVVDDEEGFLEVVKKREEEFSTGIGYGVAIPHGKSSLVKKPAIVFGKSRQGIDYNSMDGKPAHLFFLIAVPDNSDELHLKVLAELSRSLMHKEVREELEKALTPEEVINAFNK; from the coding sequence ATGGAAATAAAAGATGTATTGAACGAAAAAATGATGGTTTTTGACCTAAAGGCAAAGGACAAAAATGGAGTGTTGGAAGAGTTAGTGAGTGTTTTAAAAGAAAATGAAGTTGTAGATGATGAAGAAGGCTTTTTAGAAGTGGTGAAAAAAAGAGAAGAGGAGTTTTCTACAGGTATAGGTTATGGGGTTGCAATACCTCATGGCAAAAGCAGTCTTGTGAAAAAGCCAGCAATAGTATTTGGAAAGTCTCGCCAAGGAATAGACTATAACTCAATGGATGGCAAACCTGCCCATTTATTTTTCTTAATTGCTGTGCCAGACAACTCTGATGAGCTGCACCTTAAAGTTTTGGCTGAGCTTTCAAGGTCTTTAATGCATAAGGAGGTGAGAGAAGAGTTAGAAAAAGCTTTGACACCTGAGGAAGTCATAAATGCTTTTAATAAGTAA